In a single window of the Pelagibacterium sp. 26DY04 genome:
- the dnaA gene encoding chromosomal replication initiator protein DnaA → MDMDAEQVWLRVRARLRAAVGEDVFTSWFARLELEEVVGDLAHLSVPTRFLCSWIQSNYTEKLLEAFAAENDSIGRLHLTVRVNGQARPRLVSSNEPAVEAEAAAPVADARPVPALVSSQPAAAPRTDALSGSALDRKLTFDTFVVGGANEMALGVAKQVASAAANNVVTFNPVYIHSSVGLGKTHLLNAIAWAAGASDTSRNIVYLTADHFMYHFITAVKHQSALAFKEWLRRIDLLLIDDMQFLQGKSATEFGHTLSTLISGTKQVVVAGDAPPRDLEMLDDRVRSRLSGGLVIPISPFDPELRRAIVQKRADQAASRFAGLSFPAPVIDFIARSIISHGRDLDGAVNRLVAANQLTGEPITVPLAEKTLQDLIRSRETPRVRIEDILKIVARHYKVPRNELLSSRRSRDVVRPRQIAMYLAKALTSRSLPEIGRRFGGRDHTTVLHSVRKVEQLMSQDGELTQEIELLRRMLEE, encoded by the coding sequence ATGGATATGGATGCCGAGCAGGTGTGGCTGCGCGTGCGCGCCCGGTTGCGTGCGGCAGTGGGCGAGGATGTCTTTACGTCATGGTTCGCGCGTCTCGAACTCGAAGAGGTCGTCGGCGATCTGGCCCATTTGTCCGTGCCCACGCGGTTTCTGTGTTCGTGGATTCAATCCAACTATACCGAAAAGCTGCTCGAAGCCTTCGCGGCCGAAAACGATTCCATCGGCCGGCTGCATCTGACCGTCCGCGTCAACGGCCAGGCCCGGCCGCGGCTGGTGAGTTCGAACGAGCCGGCCGTTGAAGCCGAGGCAGCGGCGCCCGTCGCGGATGCGCGCCCGGTTCCGGCCCTGGTGTCCAGCCAGCCCGCCGCCGCTCCGCGCACCGATGCGCTCTCGGGCTCGGCGCTCGACCGCAAATTGACCTTCGACACCTTCGTTGTCGGCGGCGCCAACGAGATGGCGCTGGGCGTGGCCAAGCAGGTCGCTTCTGCCGCCGCCAACAATGTGGTGACCTTCAACCCGGTCTATATCCATTCCTCGGTGGGGCTGGGCAAGACGCACCTGCTCAACGCCATCGCCTGGGCGGCCGGAGCGTCGGACACCTCGCGCAACATCGTCTATCTCACCGCCGACCATTTCATGTACCACTTCATCACGGCGGTGAAGCACCAGTCGGCCCTGGCGTTCAAGGAATGGCTGCGCCGCATCGACCTGCTTTTGATCGATGATATGCAGTTCCTGCAGGGCAAGTCGGCGACCGAATTCGGCCACACGCTGTCCACGCTGATTTCGGGCACCAAACAGGTGGTGGTGGCGGGCGATGCGCCCCCGCGCGATCTCGAAATGCTCGACGATCGGGTGCGCTCGCGTCTCTCGGGCGGACTGGTGATCCCGATCTCGCCCTTCGATCCCGAACTGCGCCGCGCCATTGTCCAGAAGCGCGCCGACCAGGCGGCGAGCCGGTTTGCCGGCCTTTCCTTCCCCGCCCCGGTTATCGATTTCATCGCGCGCTCGATCATTTCCCATGGCCGCGACCTCGACGGGGCCGTCAACCGGCTGGTGGCCGCCAATCAGTTGACGGGCGAGCCGATCACCGTGCCGCTGGCGGAAAAAACCCTGCAGGACCTCATCCGTTCGCGCGAAACCCCTCGGGTTCGGATCGAGGATATTTTGAAGATCGTCGCCCGCCATTACAAAGTGCCGCGCAACGAGCTTTTGAGCTCGCGCCGCTCGCGCGACGTGGTGCGGCCGCGCCAGATCGCCATGTATCTGGCCAAGGCGCTCACCTCGCGCTCGCTCCCCGAAATCGGCCGCCGCTTCGGCGGGCGCGATCACACCACAGTGCTCCATTCGGTGCGCAAGGTGGAGCAGTTGATGAGCCAGGACGGGGAGCTGACCCAGGAAATCGAACTCCTGCGGCGCATGCTCGAAGAGTAG
- the rpsT gene encoding 30S ribosomal protein S20: MANTPSAKKATRKIETKTAINTARRSRVRTYLRKVEEAIAAGKQDDAAAALKIAESELQRAAGKGVFHKNMADRKVSRLAKRVKALGA, from the coding sequence ATGGCAAATACACCTTCGGCCAAGAAGGCCACCCGCAAGATCGAAACCAAGACCGCGATCAACACCGCGCGCCGCTCGCGCGTGCGCACCTATCTGCGCAAGGTCGAAGAGGCCATCGCCGCCGGAAAGCAGGACGATGCAGCCGCCGCGCTCAAGATCGCAGAATCCGAGCTGCAGCGCGCCGCCGGCAAGGGTGTGTTTCACAAGAACATGGCCGACCGCAAGGTTTCGCGCCTGGCCAAGCGGGTCAAGGCGCTGGGCGCCTGA
- the mutM gene encoding bifunctional DNA-formamidopyrimidine glycosylase/DNA-(apurinic or apyrimidinic site) lyase, protein MPELPEVETVRRGLAPYIEGARIERVTLHRPDLRFPFPQGFATALEGRTIAHLGRRAKYLVATLSDGATWLSHLGMTGAFLVGDRPVDEPSRIGAADASGKHIHFEALLTHPARGPVSLSYSDPRRFGFMDLFAPGAPNPFTDPLGPEPLGNGLDALYLGARLEGKKGPIKTVLLDQRVIAGLGNIYVCEALHASRIDPRRAAGTLGEAEIERLVAAIRQVLEAAIAAGGSTLRDFARADGQPGYFQHSFAVYGHEGDPCPRPGCGGEIERIVQAGRSTFFCPVCQD, encoded by the coding sequence ATGCCCGAACTCCCCGAAGTCGAGACCGTGAGGCGCGGGCTCGCCCCCTATATCGAAGGGGCCCGCATCGAAAGGGTGACGCTCCATCGGCCCGATCTGCGCTTTCCGTTCCCGCAAGGGTTTGCCACTGCCCTTGAGGGACGGACGATCGCGCATCTGGGGCGGCGGGCCAAATACCTCGTCGCGACGCTCTCGGATGGGGCCACCTGGCTTTCCCATCTGGGCATGACAGGCGCGTTCCTCGTCGGCGATCGGCCCGTGGACGAGCCGAGCCGGATCGGGGCGGCCGATGCGAGCGGCAAGCACATCCATTTCGAGGCGCTCCTGACCCACCCCGCGCGCGGGCCGGTCAGCCTCTCCTATTCGGATCCGCGCCGGTTCGGCTTCATGGATCTTTTTGCGCCCGGCGCTCCCAACCCCTTCACCGATCCGCTCGGCCCCGAGCCCTTGGGCAATGGGCTCGACGCGCTTTATCTGGGCGCAAGGCTCGAGGGCAAGAAGGGGCCGATCAAGACGGTGCTGCTCGACCAGCGGGTGATCGCGGGGCTGGGCAATATCTATGTATGCGAGGCGCTCCATGCGAGCAGGATCGATCCGCGCCGGGCAGCCGGTACGCTGGGCGAGGCCGAGATCGAGCGGCTGGTGGCCGCCATCCGGCAGGTGCTCGAGGCGGCGATCGCCGCGGGTGGCTCGACCCTGCGCGACTTTGCCAGGGCCGACGGGCAGCCGGGCTATTTCCAGCACAGCTTTGCCGTTTACGGGCATGAGGGAGACCCTTGCCCCCGGCCGGGCTGCGGTGGAGAGATCGAGCGGATCGTCCAGGCGGGGCGCTCGACCTTCTTTTGCCCGGTCTGCCAGGATTAG
- the ubiE gene encoding bifunctional demethylmenaquinone methyltransferase/2-methoxy-6-polyprenyl-1,4-benzoquinol methylase UbiE, translating into MTQSTQETHFGARTVPLGEKQGLVDDVFHKVAARYDLMNDLMSGGIHRLWKDQMVARLAPPRQGAREYRVLDMAGGTGDIAMRILDASHGFARVTVSDINADMLGVGAQRAESWRYRNNVEFVQANAEELPFPDKSFDAYTIAFGIRNVPRIEKALAEAHRVLKRGGRILVLEFSKVDVPVLDKVYDLFSDHVIPPIGKMVTGDAQPYQYLVESIRNFPAPEAFSAMLETAGFRRVTHTPLSGNIAALHGGWKL; encoded by the coding sequence ATGACTCAAAGCACCCAAGAGACCCATTTCGGCGCCCGCACGGTGCCCCTGGGCGAAAAGCAGGGGCTGGTCGACGATGTCTTCCACAAGGTCGCCGCCCGCTACGATCTGATGAACGATCTCATGAGCGGGGGCATCCACCGGCTCTGGAAGGACCAGATGGTCGCCCGCCTCGCGCCGCCGCGCCAGGGCGCGCGCGAATACAGGGTCCTCGACATGGCCGGCGGCACCGGCGATATCGCCATGCGCATTCTCGATGCCAGCCACGGCTTTGCCCGCGTCACGGTTTCCGACATCAACGCCGATATGCTCGGTGTGGGCGCCCAGCGCGCCGAAAGCTGGCGCTACCGCAACAATGTCGAATTCGTCCAGGCCAATGCCGAGGAGCTGCCCTTCCCCGACAAGAGCTTTGACGCCTATACAATCGCCTTCGGCATCCGGAACGTGCCGCGCATCGAAAAGGCGCTGGCCGAAGCCCATCGGGTCCTAAAGCGCGGCGGGCGCATCCTCGTCCTCGAATTCTCCAAGGTCGACGTGCCGGTGCTCGACAAGGTCTATGACCTCTTTTCCGACCATGTGATCCCCCCGATCGGCAAGATGGTCACCGGCGATGCCCAGCCTTACCAATATCTCGTGGAATCGATCCGCAATTTCCCCGCGCCCGAGGCGTTCTCGGCCATGCTGGAGACGGCGGGCTTCAGGCGCGTGACCCATACGCCGCTTTCGGGCAACATCGCCGCGCTACATGGGGGCTGGAAGCTCTGA
- the ubiB gene encoding 2-polyprenylphenol 6-hydroxylase, whose product MGLGTYLRLARAGFVLAREGAFSLAEGQPIPPSAKMMVGLARLIEKRDVRRTGRVTRLANALTRLGPVYVKLGQVLATRRDIVGFEVADDLAALQDALPPFDEKLVPGLLDEALGEKAAALKDISAPLAAASIAQVHKARLVTRDGERTVAIKLLRPKIRERFARDLDGLYALAGVAERFLPSTKRFNGRQVVDALARSAALEMDLRMEAAAISELADNLREDGDFAAPEVFWEQTGRSVLTTSWIEAIPVRDLARIDAAGIDRKKLAASLIQSFLRQAIRDGFFHADMHPGNLFADPGTGGIIAVDFGIMGRIGKKEQRFLAEILHGFITRDYRRVAELHIDIGYVPDSHTIDDFAQAIRAIGEPLVGRSAGEISMARVLAQLIEVTELFDMSARPELVLLQKNMVLVEGTARLLDPDFNMWTAAEPVVSSWVRRTLGPQGRIEIAREALDEAVDLARRLPDIGRRAERVLARLETDQMRRERRDPLIETLKWGSLAAIALAIVSLVVHLGALL is encoded by the coding sequence ATGGGCTTGGGGACCTATCTAAGGCTCGCCCGGGCCGGCTTCGTTCTGGCCCGCGAGGGGGCATTCTCGCTTGCCGAGGGCCAGCCCATCCCGCCTTCGGCCAAGATGATGGTGGGGCTGGCCCGGCTCATCGAAAAGCGCGACGTGCGGCGAACCGGCCGCGTCACCCGGCTCGCCAACGCGCTGACCCGCCTTGGCCCGGTCTATGTCAAGCTCGGCCAGGTGCTGGCCACAAGGCGCGACATCGTGGGATTCGAGGTCGCCGACGATCTGGCTGCCCTGCAGGATGCCCTGCCGCCATTCGACGAGAAACTGGTGCCCGGCCTTCTCGATGAAGCGCTGGGGGAGAAGGCCGCCGCGCTCAAGGATATTTCCGCTCCGCTGGCCGCTGCTTCCATCGCACAGGTGCACAAGGCGCGGCTGGTGACCCGCGATGGCGAGCGTACGGTGGCGATCAAGCTCCTGCGCCCGAAAATCCGCGAGCGCTTCGCCCGCGATCTTGACGGGCTTTATGCCCTGGCCGGTGTGGCGGAACGCTTCCTGCCCTCCACAAAGCGCTTCAATGGCCGCCAGGTCGTCGATGCCTTGGCGCGCTCGGCGGCGCTGGAGATGGATCTGCGCATGGAAGCGGCGGCCATTTCCGAGCTTGCCGACAATCTCAGGGAAGATGGCGATTTCGCCGCCCCCGAAGTCTTCTGGGAACAAACCGGCCGCTCGGTGCTCACCACGAGCTGGATCGAGGCCATTCCGGTGCGCGATCTCGCCCGGATCGACGCGGCGGGGATCGACAGGAAAAAACTTGCGGCATCCCTGATCCAGAGCTTTTTGCGCCAGGCGATCCGCGACGGCTTTTTCCATGCGGACATGCATCCGGGCAATCTTTTCGCCGACCCCGGAACCGGCGGCATCATTGCCGTCGATTTCGGCATCATGGGCCGGATCGGCAAGAAGGAACAGCGGTTCCTGGCCGAAATCCTGCATGGCTTCATCACCCGCGATTATCGCCGGGTCGCCGAGCTTCATATCGATATCGGCTATGTCCCCGATTCCCACACCATCGACGATTTCGCCCAGGCCATAAGGGCGATCGGCGAGCCGCTGGTGGGGCGCAGCGCCGGGGAGATTTCCATGGCGCGGGTTCTGGCGCAATTGATCGAGGTGACCGAGCTGTTCGACATGAGTGCCCGGCCCGAACTGGTGCTGCTGCAAAAGAACATGGTGCTGGTCGAAGGCACCGCCCGCCTGCTCGACCCCGATTTCAACATGTGGACCGCCGCCGAGCCGGTGGTTTCGAGCTGGGTGCGGCGAACCCTGGGACCGCAAGGGCGGATCGAAATCGCCCGCGAAGCGCTGGACGAGGCCGTCGACCTGGCCCGCCGCCTTCCCGATATCGGCCGCCGGGCCGAGCGTGTCCTTGCCCGGCTGGAAACCGACCAGATGCGGCGCGAGCGCCGCGACCCGTTGATCGAGACGCTGAAATGGGGGAGCCTTGCGGCGATCGCTTTGGCGATCGTCTCGCTCGTCGTCCATCTGGGAGCTCTGCTGTGA
- the coaBC gene encoding bifunctional phosphopantothenoylcysteine decarboxylase/phosphopantothenate--cysteine ligase CoaBC: MTLAGKHILLIVSGGIAAYKSITLIRLIQKVGGTVQAILTEGAKQFVSPLTIATLTGRPALSELFDLTRETEIGHIELSRSADLIVVAPATAHILARMANGLADDLATTCLLATITPVLAAPAMNVRMWEAPATRRNMETLRRDGIAFVGPNEGDMACGEFGLGRMAEPEEIFEAIEAHFARSGGPLPLEGKRVVVTSGPTREPIDPVRYISNASSGRQGSAIAEALAARGAIVKFVTGPAEFARPKGCEIIAVETAIEMEAAVSAALPADAAIFTAAVADWRVVEPAGLKLKKDASGTPPEIEFTANPDILASVSRLPGGERPSLVIGFAAETGNLETHARNKLARKGCDWLLANDVSPGTGVFGGTDTRILFLDGPEAEDWGELSKIAVAERLADRIANHFATES, translated from the coding sequence GTGACCCTTGCCGGCAAGCATATTCTCTTGATCGTTTCGGGCGGCATCGCTGCCTATAAATCGATCACCCTCATCCGCCTGATCCAGAAGGTCGGCGGCACCGTGCAGGCCATTCTGACCGAAGGCGCCAAGCAGTTCGTCTCGCCCTTAACTATTGCCACCCTCACTGGCCGCCCGGCGCTCAGCGAACTCTTCGACCTCACCCGCGAAACCGAGATCGGTCATATCGAGCTCTCCCGCTCCGCCGATCTGATCGTCGTCGCCCCCGCCACCGCCCATATCCTGGCGCGCATGGCCAATGGGCTGGCCGACGATCTGGCCACAACCTGTCTTCTGGCCACCATCACCCCGGTTCTCGCCGCCCCGGCCATGAATGTGCGCATGTGGGAAGCGCCCGCGACACGCCGCAACATGGAAACCCTGCGCCGCGATGGCATCGCCTTTGTCGGGCCCAATGAAGGGGACATGGCCTGTGGTGAATTCGGCCTGGGCCGCATGGCCGAGCCCGAGGAGATCTTCGAGGCGATCGAGGCCCATTTCGCCCGCTCGGGCGGCCCGCTCCCGCTTGAGGGCAAGAGGGTGGTCGTCACCTCCGGCCCGACCCGCGAGCCGATCGATCCGGTGCGTTACATCTCCAACGCTTCCTCGGGCCGTCAGGGTTCGGCGATTGCCGAAGCGCTGGCCGCGCGCGGCGCCATCGTCAAATTCGTGACCGGCCCGGCCGAATTTGCCAGGCCCAAAGGCTGCGAGATCATCGCGGTTGAAACCGCTATCGAAATGGAAGCGGCGGTCAGCGCGGCGCTCCCCGCCGATGCCGCGATCTTTACCGCCGCCGTCGCCGATTGGCGCGTTGTCGAGCCGGCCGGCCTCAAGCTCAAAAAGGATGCCTCCGGCACACCGCCCGAAATCGAATTTACCGCCAATCCCGACATTCTGGCCTCGGTGTCCCGCCTGCCGGGTGGCGAGCGCCCGTCCCTGGTGATCGGCTTTGCCGCCGAGACGGGGAATCTCGAAACACACGCCCGCAACAAGCTGGCGCGCAAGGGTTGCGACTGGCTTTTGGCCAATGATGTGAGCCCGGGCACCGGCGTATTCGGGGGCACCGATACGCGCATCCTGTTCCTCGATGGCCCAGAGGCCGAGGATTGGGGCGAGCTCTCCAAGATTGCGGTGGCTGAACGGCTCGCGGATCGGATCGCAAACCATTTCGCCACCGAATCCTGA
- the dut gene encoding dUTP diphosphatase encodes MSVQLKWLPHGRGLVLPARQSAGAAGFDLAAALAPGDVLAIAPGETALVPCGFALAIPVGFEAQVRPRSGLAAKFGVTVLNAPGTVDADYRGEVKAILINHGKAAFEIRRGDRIAQMVIAAVPDLALEEVEELEETHRGTGGFGSTGVG; translated from the coding sequence ATGTCGGTTCAACTCAAATGGCTCCCGCACGGGCGGGGGCTGGTCCTTCCCGCCCGCCAGAGCGCCGGCGCGGCAGGCTTCGATTTGGCGGCGGCTCTCGCCCCAGGGGATGTGCTGGCCATCGCGCCGGGGGAAACCGCGCTCGTCCCGTGCGGCTTTGCCCTGGCCATTCCGGTCGGCTTCGAGGCGCAGGTCCGCCCCCGCTCTGGCCTTGCGGCCAAATTCGGCGTTACAGTGCTCAATGCGCCCGGAACGGTCGATGCCGATTATCGCGGTGAGGTCAAAGCCATCCTCATCAATCACGGCAAGGCCGCGTTCGAAATCCGGCGCGGCGACAGGATCGCCCAGATGGTGATCGCCGCCGTGCCCGATCTGGCGCTTGAAGAAGTCGAGGAACTCGAGGAGACCCATCGTGGCACTGGTGGATTTGGTTCGACAGGCGTCGGTTAG
- a CDS encoding DUF2259 domain-containing protein, with amino-acid sequence MALVDLVRQASVSLLALGLCAAPAVAGDSAQFDAIGYSEDGRYFAFEQFGIQDGSGFPYSEIFLIDLDTDDFVGGAPFRARIDADGADLGDARSEAIEMAQDALAEHGISRPALPIVLRGDGELNDEGLSIAYGIPSYGLAATEGEYELGLDIFKAPSSQDCDLFEGDPMGFALTRRTKGQSDELHRDARVPASRNCVITYKFHGVFNPFNAYDDASAVAVLSVWSHGFEGPDRRFIALPAGAR; translated from the coding sequence GTGGCACTGGTGGATTTGGTTCGACAGGCGTCGGTTAGCCTTTTGGCCCTGGGCCTGTGCGCGGCGCCCGCCGTCGCGGGCGACAGCGCCCAGTTCGACGCCATCGGCTATTCCGAAGACGGACGCTATTTCGCCTTCGAGCAATTCGGCATCCAGGACGGCTCGGGGTTTCCTTATTCCGAAATCTTCCTGATCGATCTCGACACCGACGATTTCGTCGGCGGTGCCCCGTTCCGCGCTCGCATCGATGCCGATGGGGCCGATCTGGGCGACGCGCGGTCGGAGGCTATCGAAATGGCCCAGGACGCGCTGGCCGAACACGGCATTTCCCGTCCCGCCCTGCCCATCGTCCTGCGCGGCGATGGCGAACTGAACGATGAGGGGCTTTCGATCGCCTACGGCATCCCCAGCTACGGTCTGGCGGCAACCGAAGGCGAATACGAACTCGGCCTCGATATCTTCAAGGCGCCCTCCTCGCAGGATTGCGACCTGTTCGAGGGCGACCCGATGGGCTTTGCGCTTACGCGCCGGACCAAGGGGCAAAGCGATGAGCTGCACCGGGACGCCCGTGTTCCCGCATCGCGCAATTGCGTGATCACCTATAAATTCCATGGCGTGTTCAATCCGTTCAACGCTTACGACGACGCCTCGGCCGTCGCCGTGCTTTCGGTGTGGTCGCACGGTTTCGAGGGCCCGGATCGGCGCTTCATCGCCCTGCCGGCGGGAGCGCGCTGA
- a CDS encoding ThiF family adenylyltransferase, whose product MGLTPSQSARYARHIVLKDMGGAGQQKLGAAHVAIVGAGGLGAPVIAYLAGAGVGTLTIIDPDTVSLSNLSRQVIYTDADIGHAKAVAAARFASTLNPEITVDSVVTRLDAENAEAFLSNADLVIEGTDSFAAKRVIASVCAARRIPLVTGALGPFDGSVTTLAPFLSRDDGTAWPAFEALYPVDPTPEDSPPCELVGVLSVLPGVIGTMMATEAIKWLAGFGEPLLGKLLIYSARTGESRIMRYR is encoded by the coding sequence TTGGGGTTGACGCCGAGCCAATCGGCCCGCTATGCGCGCCATATCGTTTTGAAGGACATGGGCGGGGCCGGCCAGCAAAAGCTGGGCGCCGCCCATGTGGCGATCGTGGGGGCGGGCGGACTGGGCGCGCCGGTCATCGCCTATCTCGCCGGCGCCGGGGTCGGAACGCTCACCATCATCGACCCCGATACGGTGTCGTTGTCGAACCTTTCCCGGCAGGTGATCTATACCGACGCCGATATCGGCCATGCCAAGGCGGTTGCGGCCGCCCGGTTCGCCTCGACCCTCAATCCGGAAATCACCGTCGATTCCGTCGTGACGCGTCTCGACGCCGAAAACGCCGAAGCGTTTCTCTCCAATGCCGATCTGGTGATCGAGGGCACCGATAGCTTTGCTGCCAAGCGTGTCATCGCATCGGTCTGCGCCGCGCGGCGGATTCCCTTGGTAACAGGCGCCTTGGGTCCGTTCGACGGATCTGTCACAACGCTTGCGCCCTTCCTTTCGCGGGATGACGGCACGGCCTGGCCCGCTTTCGAAGCCCTCTACCCGGTCGATCCGACGCCCGAGGACAGCCCGCCCTGCGAACTGGTCGGCGTCCTCAGCGTCCTTCCCGGCGTCATCGGCACCATGATGGCCACCGAAGCCATCAAATGGCTGGCTGGCTTTGGCGAACCGCTCCTGGGGAAATTGCTGATCTATTCGGCTCGGACCGGCGAAAGCCGCATCATGCGCTATAGATAA
- the fabB gene encoding beta-ketoacyl-ACP synthase I — MKRVVVTGMGIVSSIGNNLDEVLDSLKAARPGITRAQDYVDLGFRCQVHGEPMLDPFEVLDRRTTRFMGKGAAWNYIAMQEAIAQAGLEEADYRRNARTGIVMGSGGPSTRAVVEAADITREKKSPKRIGPLAVPKAMSSTASATLATAFEIHGVNYSISSACATSKHCIGNAYEQIQLGKQDIVFAGGHEDLDWSMSNLFDAMGAMSSNFNDTPEKASRAYDRDRDGFVIAGGAGVLVLEEYEHAKARGATILAEVVGYGATSDGYDMVAPSGEGAERCMRMALETVKAPVDYINPHATSTPVGDRAEIGALREVFGTGDNCPPISATKSLTGHSLGATGVQESIYSILMMRNRFICESANIENLDPEFEDMPILRQRRDNVDLGVVLSNSFGFGGTNATLVFQHPDV; from the coding sequence ATGAAGCGCGTAGTCGTCACCGGCATGGGGATCGTGTCTTCGATCGGGAACAATCTCGACGAAGTGCTCGATAGCCTTAAGGCCGCACGTCCCGGCATCACCCGGGCCCAGGACTATGTGGACCTGGGCTTCCGCTGCCAGGTGCATGGCGAGCCCATGCTCGACCCGTTCGAAGTGCTCGACCGGCGCACCACCCGCTTCATGGGCAAGGGCGCGGCCTGGAACTATATCGCCATGCAGGAGGCGATCGCCCAGGCCGGGCTTGAGGAAGCCGATTATCGCCGCAATGCGCGCACCGGCATCGTCATGGGCTCGGGCGGCCCCTCCACCCGGGCGGTGGTGGAAGCCGCCGATATCACGCGCGAGAAAAAGAGCCCCAAGCGCATCGGGCCCCTGGCCGTCCCCAAGGCGATGAGCTCGACCGCTTCGGCGACGCTGGCCACCGCTTTCGAAATCCACGGCGTCAACTATTCGATCTCCTCGGCCTGCGCGACGTCCAAGCATTGCATCGGCAATGCGTACGAGCAGATCCAGCTCGGCAAGCAGGACATCGTCTTTGCCGGCGGGCATGAGGATCTCGACTGGTCGATGTCGAACCTTTTCGACGCCATGGGCGCCATGAGCTCGAACTTCAACGATACCCCGGAAAAGGCCTCGCGCGCCTATGACCGGGATCGCGACGGGTTCGTGATCGCCGGCGGCGCTGGCGTTCTGGTGCTCGAGGAATATGAACACGCCAAGGCGCGCGGCGCGACCATCCTGGCCGAAGTCGTGGGCTATGGCGCGACCTCGGACGGCTACGACATGGTGGCTCCCTCGGGCGAGGGCGCGGAGCGCTGCATGAGAATGGCGCTCGAAACCGTCAAGGCGCCGGTCGATTACATCAATCCGCACGCGACCTCCACCCCCGTGGGGGACCGGGCCGAAATCGGCGCGCTGCGCGAAGTGTTCGGCACCGGCGACAACTGCCCGCCCATTTCGGCGACCAAGTCGCTGACCGGCCATTCGCTGGGGGCGACGGGCGTGCAGGAATCGATCTATTCGATCCTGATGATGCGCAACCGCTTCATCTGCGAGAGCGCCAATATCGAGAACCTCGATCCCGAATTCGAGGACATGCCGATCCTGCGCCAGCGCCGCGACAATGTGGATCTGGGCGTGGTGCTCTCGAACAGTTTCGGGTTCGGCGGCACCAACGCAACGCTCGTGTTCCAGCACCCGGACGTTTGA
- the fabA gene encoding 3-hydroxyacyl-[acyl-carrier-protein] dehydratase FabA — protein MTERAHSYDYDQLLACGRGELFGPGNAQLPLPPMLMFDRITRIDDDGGAFGKGQVRAELDVDPDLWFFQCHFHGDPVMPGCLGLDALWQMTGFFLGWGGSPGRGRALAGEIKFTGQVTNDVKHVEYGIDIKRVMRSKLTLGIADGYVKADGKTIYEAKDLRVGLFTDMGAL, from the coding sequence ATGACAGAACGCGCCCATTCTTATGATTACGACCAGTTGCTGGCCTGTGGGCGCGGTGAGCTATTCGGACCGGGGAACGCGCAATTGCCGCTTCCCCCCATGCTCATGTTCGACCGGATCACGCGCATCGACGACGATGGCGGCGCCTTCGGCAAGGGCCAGGTGCGCGCCGAGCTCGATGTCGACCCGGACCTGTGGTTCTTCCAGTGCCATTTCCATGGCGATCCGGTGATGCCGGGCTGCCTGGGGCTCGATGCGCTCTGGCAGATGACGGGGTTCTTCCTCGGCTGGGGCGGTTCGCCCGGACGCGGCCGGGCGCTGGCCGGCGAGATCAAGTTCACCGGCCAGGTGACCAATGACGTCAAGCATGTAGAATACGGGATCGACATCAAGCGCGTCATGCGCTCGAAACTGACCCTGGGGATTGCCGACGGCTATGTTAAGGCCGACGGCAAGACCATTTACGAGGCCAAGGATTTGCGGGTCGGCCTTTTTACGGACATGGGCGCCCTGTAA